A single genomic interval of Streptomyces sp. BA2 harbors:
- a CDS encoding DUF4442 domain-containing protein encodes MSIGEMLAATVPMARTLNLEFRETTPEKAVVALPDQGDYHNHVGGPHAGAMFTLGESASGAIVLAAFGEQLSRAVPLAVRADIAYKKLAMGPVTATATLGRPAADVVAELDAGQRPEFPVAIAIQREDGAVTGEMTVVWTLRPNN; translated from the coding sequence ATGTCGATAGGCGAGATGCTCGCCGCCACCGTGCCGATGGCCCGGACCCTGAACCTCGAGTTCCGCGAGACCACGCCCGAGAAGGCCGTGGTCGCCCTGCCCGACCAGGGTGACTACCACAACCACGTCGGCGGGCCGCACGCCGGAGCCATGTTCACGCTGGGGGAGTCGGCGAGCGGTGCGATCGTGCTCGCCGCGTTCGGCGAGCAGCTCTCGCGGGCCGTGCCCCTCGCCGTCCGCGCCGACATCGCGTACAAGAAGCTCGCCATGGGGCCGGTGACCGCCACCGCGACGCTCGGCCGCCCGGCCGCCGATGTCGTCGCCGAGCTGGACGCGGGGCAGCGCCCCGAGTTCCCGGTCGCGATCGCGATCCAGCGCGAGGACGGTGCCGTGACCGGCGAGATGACCGTCGTCTGGACGCTGCGCCCCAATAACTGA
- a CDS encoding MFS transporter — MVTEPAAVRRPSWAGRNYSLLTAAAIVTNLGSHGALIAAAFAVLDSGGDGGDVGLVAAARTLPLVLFLLIGGAIADRLPRHHVMVAANALNCLSQAVFAVLVISGTPPLWSMMLLTALGGTGQAFFGPAAEGMLMSTVSGEQASRAFALYRMAMQGAGLGGAALGGLMVAAMGPGWVLAVDAAAFAVAGALRSFLDVSHIPKREPGGGLLSDLREGWREFTGRPWLWAIVAQFSVVVAVVGAAEAVFGPLVARDELGGAGPWGLALGAFGAGTVGGAFLMMRWKPRRLLLAGTLCVFPLAAPSAALAVPLPVWGLAAVMFVSGVAIEVFGVSWMTAMHQEIPEDKLSRVAAYDWFGSIAMVPLATALAGPAELAFGRSASLWGCAALVVVVTALVLFVPDVRNLTRRTSSKEIAKVPAPTSGGPSADPAVASADAEGPVGRLG, encoded by the coding sequence CTGGTGACCGAACCCGCCGCCGTGCGCCGCCCCTCCTGGGCCGGGCGCAACTACAGCCTGCTGACCGCCGCCGCGATCGTCACCAATCTGGGCAGCCACGGCGCCCTGATCGCGGCGGCGTTCGCCGTGCTCGACTCGGGTGGTGACGGCGGTGACGTGGGTCTGGTGGCGGCGGCCCGCACGCTGCCGCTCGTGCTGTTCCTGCTCATAGGCGGCGCGATCGCCGACCGGCTTCCGCGCCACCATGTGATGGTCGCGGCCAACGCCCTCAACTGCCTCTCGCAGGCGGTCTTCGCGGTGCTCGTCATCTCCGGCACTCCCCCGCTCTGGTCGATGATGCTGCTCACCGCGCTCGGCGGCACCGGCCAGGCGTTCTTCGGCCCGGCCGCCGAAGGCATGCTGATGTCGACCGTCAGCGGCGAACAGGCGAGCCGCGCCTTCGCCCTGTACCGCATGGCGATGCAGGGCGCCGGGCTCGGCGGCGCGGCGCTCGGCGGTCTGATGGTCGCCGCGATGGGGCCCGGCTGGGTGCTCGCGGTGGACGCGGCGGCGTTCGCGGTGGCCGGAGCGCTGCGGTCGTTCCTCGACGTGAGTCACATACCGAAGCGCGAACCCGGGGGCGGGCTGCTCTCCGATCTACGGGAGGGCTGGCGGGAGTTCACCGGCCGGCCGTGGCTGTGGGCGATCGTCGCGCAGTTCTCCGTGGTGGTGGCGGTGGTCGGCGCGGCCGAGGCGGTCTTCGGTCCGCTGGTCGCCCGGGACGAACTCGGGGGCGCCGGACCCTGGGGGCTCGCGCTCGGCGCTTTCGGCGCGGGCACGGTCGGCGGCGCGTTCCTGATGATGCGGTGGAAGCCGCGGCGCCTGCTGCTGGCGGGCACCCTCTGCGTCTTCCCGCTGGCGGCGCCTTCGGCTGCGCTCGCGGTGCCGTTGCCGGTGTGGGGGCTCGCGGCGGTGATGTTCGTCAGCGGCGTCGCGATCGAGGTGTTCGGCGTCTCCTGGATGACGGCGATGCATCAGGAGATCCCCGAGGACAAGCTGTCGCGTGTCGCCGCGTACGACTGGTTCGGCTCGATCGCGATGGTCCCGCTCGCCACGGCGCTCGCTGGCCCGGCGGAGCTCGCCTTCGGGCGTTCGGCGTCGCTGTGGGGCTGCGCGGCGCTGGTGGTAGTGGTGACGGCGCTGGTCCTTTTCGTGCCGGACGTACGCAATCTGACGCGGCGCACGTCGTCGAAGGAGATCGCCAAGGTGCCCGCTCCCACCAGCGGCGGCCCATCGGCCGACCCCGCGGTCGCCTCAGCCGACGCTGAAGGCCCCGTCGGGCGGCTCGGGTGA
- a CDS encoding spermidine synthase has translation MAVIKDVDHGTAKLMPDVDRPRAWLLTVDGAPQSYVDLDEPTHLEFEYAQRLAHVLDTADDQDRPLDVIHLGGGALTLPRYVAATRPGSRQDVVEADRGLLELVTERLPLPAESGITVHGADARQWLEAAAPDSTDVLVADVFGGSRVPAHLTSVAYARTADRVLRAGGLYAANLADGAPFTFLRSQLATFAEVFGEVALIAEPNVLRGRRFGNAVLVASHEPIEIEALARRAAADIFPARVEYGAALRLFIGDAKPVRDEDAVASPEPPDGAFSVG, from the coding sequence ATGGCCGTCATCAAGGACGTCGATCACGGCACCGCCAAGCTGATGCCGGACGTGGACCGGCCCCGCGCCTGGCTGCTCACGGTCGACGGAGCGCCCCAGTCGTACGTCGACCTGGACGAGCCCACTCACCTGGAGTTCGAGTACGCGCAGCGACTCGCGCACGTCCTGGACACGGCCGACGACCAGGACCGCCCCCTGGACGTGATCCACCTCGGCGGCGGCGCGCTCACCCTGCCCCGCTATGTCGCCGCGACCCGGCCGGGCTCGCGGCAGGACGTGGTGGAGGCGGACCGGGGACTGCTCGAACTGGTCACAGAGCGGCTGCCGTTGCCCGCGGAATCCGGGATCACGGTCCACGGCGCGGACGCCAGGCAGTGGCTGGAGGCAGCGGCGCCCGACAGCACCGACGTCCTCGTCGCCGATGTCTTCGGGGGCTCGCGGGTGCCCGCCCACCTGACATCGGTGGCCTACGCGCGCACCGCGGACCGGGTACTGCGCGCGGGCGGCCTCTATGCGGCGAACCTCGCCGACGGGGCGCCGTTCACCTTCCTCCGCTCCCAACTCGCCACCTTCGCCGAGGTGTTCGGGGAGGTCGCGCTCATCGCCGAGCCGAATGTGCTGCGAGGCCGCCGCTTCGGCAACGCGGTGCTCGTCGCCTCCCACGAGCCCATCGAGATCGAGGCACTGGCCAGGCGGGCGGCGGCCGACATCTTCCCCGCACGTGTCGAGTACGGGGCGGCGCTGCGTCTGTTCATCGGTGACGCGAAGCCGGTGCGGGACGAGGACGCGGTTGCGTCACCCGAGCCGCCCGACGGGGCCTTCAGCGTCGGCTGA